Proteins encoded by one window of Pseudanabaenaceae cyanobacterium SKYG29:
- a CDS encoding chromophore lyase CpcT/CpeT: MQASDVNLLAEWMGGDFSNLDQAVENPPFFAHIRVAIRPFYHSSFPQVGQWLYIEQAYNYALHQPYRTAVFHLYWQGDHIALDNYKLLDARSFVGAARNPEKLASLTFSGVEKLPGCSVKVIKTDRGTFYGKIEPGKKCIVVRDGKESYLENEFEISHNRYTSLDRGYDPITNQRLWGSIVGPFEFVKTMSYPLVI, translated from the coding sequence ATGCAAGCCAGTGATGTTAACTTATTGGCAGAGTGGATGGGCGGCGATTTTAGTAATCTGGATCAAGCAGTAGAAAATCCGCCTTTCTTTGCCCATATTCGGGTTGCTATCCGCCCCTTTTATCACTCTAGCTTTCCGCAGGTGGGACAGTGGTTGTATATTGAACAGGCCTACAATTATGCTCTCCATCAGCCCTATCGCACAGCAGTATTCCATCTCTATTGGCAGGGGGATCACATTGCCCTCGATAATTACAAATTGCTAGATGCCCGTAGTTTTGTTGGTGCTGCCCGCAATCCTGAAAAATTAGCATCTCTTACCTTTAGTGGGGTGGAAAAACTACCTGGTTGCAGTGTAAAAGTAATTAAGACCGATCGGGGTACTTTCTACGGCAAAATTGAGCCTGGTAAAAAATGTATTGTCGTCAGGGATGGTAAGGAATCTTACTTGGAGAATGAATTTGAAATTAGCCATAATCGCTACACCAGTTTAGATAGAGGCTATGACCCTATAACTAATCAAAGGTTGTGGGGATCGATCGTTGGTCCCTTTGAATTCGTGAAAACTATGTCCTATCCTTTAGTTATATGA
- a CDS encoding FAD-binding oxidoreductase: protein MYDWLICGAGITGAALGYELQKLGFRVAIIDRFPNPANATRFSYGGIPYWSGTTPLLQQLCQEAIERYPTLGEELGQDIGFRWLKLILTVQPEEDREFLEKIYSICLHQPQWVTPAEAQELEPLLNPQAIQGALVFDHAQADPESLVRAYLEAFLNLGGTVIYEEVLQLLEQGVKTHRRDLGCAGVIVCAGGMSRRLLRQSGLEVPIFFTHADLIETEPSELCLRTFVMPANLKRLEVEFQGAMQREAWAEDQSEILYPSFDIGGAPLLDGRMRLGQISRLHPNPAYIPEPTTEGEIRSGIRHFLPSLADLPGIWHHCLVAFSEGNLPLIGQINDYWWIFSGFTSPFVFVPPLARRFAKYLHSRQDEVIPYLFRQS from the coding sequence ATGTACGACTGGTTAATCTGTGGGGCGGGGATTACGGGAGCAGCTCTAGGGTATGAGTTGCAAAAGCTGGGATTTAGGGTGGCAATTATCGATCGGTTTCCTAATCCTGCCAATGCGACCCGTTTCAGTTATGGCGGCATTCCCTACTGGAGTGGTACTACTCCCCTATTGCAACAACTCTGTCAAGAAGCGATCGAGCGTTATCCCACTCTAGGGGAGGAGCTGGGACAGGATATAGGTTTTCGCTGGCTCAAGCTCATACTGACGGTACAGCCTGAAGAGGACCGGGAATTCCTGGAAAAGATTTACAGTATTTGCCTCCACCAGCCCCAATGGGTAACCCCAGCAGAAGCCCAGGAGCTAGAGCCTCTCCTCAATCCCCAAGCCATACAGGGTGCATTAGTATTTGACCACGCCCAGGCTGATCCCGAAAGTCTGGTCAGAGCCTACTTAGAAGCCTTCCTCAACCTAGGGGGCACTGTCATCTATGAAGAAGTCTTGCAGTTACTGGAGCAGGGGGTAAAAACTCATCGCCGTGACCTGGGCTGTGCAGGGGTAATCGTCTGTGCGGGGGGCATGAGTCGGAGATTGTTAAGGCAATCGGGGTTAGAGGTACCTATCTTTTTCACCCATGCCGACTTAATTGAGACAGAACCTAGCGAGTTATGTTTGCGCACTTTTGTCATGCCTGCCAATCTCAAACGCCTGGAGGTTGAGTTCCAAGGTGCAATGCAACGGGAAGCCTGGGCAGAAGACCAAAGCGAGATTCTCTATCCCTCCTTTGACATTGGCGGTGCTCCCCTTCTGGATGGCAGAATGCGCTTAGGGCAAATTAGCCGCCTCCATCCTAACCCCGCTTATATCCCAGAGCCAACAACAGAAGGAGAAATCCGCTCGGGTATCCGTCATTTCTTGCCCTCTTTGGCAGACTTACCAGGGATTTGGCATCATTGTCTCGTAGCTTTTAGTGAAGGTAACCTTCCCCTTATCGGTCAAATCAATGACTATTGGTGGATTTTCAGTGGTTTTACCAGCCCTTTCGTATTTGTGCCCCCTCTAGCACGGCGATTTGCTAAATATCTCCACTCCCGCCAAGATGAAGTCATCCCCTACCTATTCCGTCAGTCTTAA